AATTGTACCGCCAACCCCACAAACTGACGGGCAATCTCCAAGATTGCTAACTTCATATCTATCGAGCATATCTTCTACGCAATTTTCAATTGCTTTACGTTCTTTTTTTGTAGGAAATAAACGACTTACAAATTTAGTATACATGCTAAGTGAACCGATTGGTAAACTTACAGCATGTTGTATTTCCATATCTTTATAGAAAACAAGTTCTGTACTACCACCACCGATATCGACCAAAAGACCAGTTTGTAAATCAACTGTTCTAGCAGCTCCTACAAAGTCATATTCTGCTTCTTGTGCCCCGCTTAAAAGCGAAATAGAAAGACCTGTACGGTCTTCAATTTCTGTAACAGCAGCTTGACTGTTAGAAATATTTCTAAGTGATGCAGTAGCAAAAACATGCATATCTGTAACGCCCAATTCTCGTGCCAATAAATTAAAACTATCTAAAATATAACAAGCACGATTTATGCCTTCAGCTACCATCATTCCATCTTTAATAAAAGATGCCAGTTCTGCCATTTCTTTTTTATTTAAAAGTGCACGTGGTCTACCACCTTCTACTTTATAAATAACTAAGCGCATTGTATTTGAACCAATATCTACAACTGCATACATCATAACCACTCCCTATTATATTGTAATATATGTTTTTTATACTAATATTAAATTTATGTAAAATATATGCAAAAATTTTCTATAAATCACCATTTAACTTATCATTCATATTATATATATCTTATCAGTTGAACAATAAAAATACAAGTTATAGAATAGTTTTTAAGCAATTTTTAATTTAAGCACTCTATCCTTTAAAATAAAGTCTTTTTTATTTTTATAATATAAATACTTTCTTTAAGGACGTGTTACAATGTGGATTTTATTTGCCTTTGGTTCCGCCATTTTTTCTGGTCTTACGACAATTTTAGCAAAATGCGGTATTCAAAAAACAGATTCAACCATAGCTACTGCTATCCGAACAATCATCGTATTGTATTTTCTTTAATTATGGTTTGTTTAGTAAATTCTCAAGCAATGATATTTACTTTATCCATTAAAACATGGATATTTTTAATTCTTTCAGGCATTGCTACAGGTGCTTCATGGCTTTGTTATTTTAAAGCTCTGCAACTAGGTGATGTCAATAAAGTAGTTCCAATTGATAAATCAAGCATCGTTTTGACCATGATACTTGCCTTAATTATCTTTGATGAATATTTTTCTTATTTAAGTGGTATCGGTATCATTTTAATAACGCTTGGTACTTTTTTAATGATTCAAAAAACCGCAAGTTCAAGAGCTTCTACAAATAAAGCTTGGTTAATTTATGCTATATTATCTGCTATTTTTGCCAGTTTAACTTCTATCTTAGGTAAAATCGGCATAAGCGATGTAGAAGCTAATTTAGGCACAGCAATTCGCACTGCAATCGTACTATTTATGGCTTGATTTATTGTCTTTTTTACCCATAAACAAAAAATGCTTTCAAAAATTATGCCAAAAGAATTATTGTTTATATGTCTTTCTGGTGT
The window above is part of the Megamonas hypermegale genome. Proteins encoded here:
- a CDS encoding EamA family transporter yields the protein MVCLVNSQAMIFTLSIKTWIFLILSGIATGASWLCYFKALQLGDVNKVVPIDKSSIVLTMILALIIFDEYFSYLSGIGIILITLGTFLMIQKTASSRASTNKAWLIYAILSAIFASLTSILGKIGISDVEANLGTAIRTAIVLFMA
- a CDS encoding phosphatase translates to MMYAVVDIGSNTMRLVIYKVEGGRPRALLNKKEMAELASFIKDGMMVAEGINRACYILDSFNLLARELGVTDMHVFATASLRNISNSQAAVTEIEDRTGLSISLLSGAQEAEYDFVGAARTVDLQTGLLVDIGGGSTELVFYKDMEIQHAVSLPIGSLSMYTKFVSRLFPTKKERKAIENCVEDMLDRYEVSNLGDCPSVCGVGGTIRAVDKLNSYFYNLSANNRFVTSENLRAMVKRLENREDKKFIPLDTLETLLKVVPERVRTIMPGMIVLNTIVKHFKVQNIYVSRAGVREGFLYRQILSKKEEEKVNG